Proteins encoded by one window of Puntigrus tetrazona isolate hp1 chromosome 17, ASM1883169v1, whole genome shotgun sequence:
- the clic5a gene encoding chloride intracellular channel protein 5a: MTSNEEDKDPDIELFVKAGSDGESIGNCPFSQRLFMILWLKGVVFNVTTVDLKRKPADLHNLAPGTPPPFLTFNGEVRTDVNKIEEFLEEMLAPPKFPKLAAKNKESNTAGNDIFAKFSAYIKNTNPGANASLEKGLLKALKKLDNFLNSPLPDEIDADSTGEEKCSDRKYLDGNELTLADCNLLPKLHVVKVVSKKYRHFEIPSDLSGVWRYLQNAYARDEFTNTCAADSEIELAYQDVAKRLGK; the protein is encoded by the exons ATGACCTCGAATGAGGAGGACAAGGATCCTGACATCGAGCTTTTCGTGAAG GCTGGCAGTGATGGAGAAAGTATTGGAAACTGTCCTTTCTCTCAAAGGCTTTTTATGATCCTGTGGCTGAAGGGAGTCGTGTTCAACGTCACCACTGTTGACCTGAAAAG GAAACCAGCAGATCTTCATAATCTCGCTCCCGGTACTCCTCCGCCATTCCTTACCTTCAATGGCGAGGTGCGGACGGACGTCAACAAAATCGAGGAGTTCTTGGAAGAGATGCTAGCGCCTCCCAA GTTCCCGAAACTGGCTGCGAAGAACAAGGAGTCCAACACGGCGGGAAATGACATCTTCGCAAAGTTCTCAGCCTACATCAAGAACACAAATCCAGGAGCCAACGCAA GTCTGGAGAAGGGGCTACTGAAAGCTCTGAAGAAACTGGACAACTTCCTGAACTCCCCTCTGCCGGACGAGATTGATGCCGATAGCACAGGGGAGGAGAAGTGCTCCGACCGCAAGTACTTGGACGGCAATGAATTAACGCTCGCAGACTGCAACCTCCTCCCCAAACTGCACGTCGTGAAG GTGGTTTCTAAGAAGTACCGTCACTTTGAGATCCCGTCGGACCTGAGTGGAGTCTGGAGGTACCTGCAGAACGCCTACGCCCGGGATGAATTCACCAACACCTGCGCAGCCGACAGCGAGATTGAACTGGCCTATCAGGACGTGGCCAAGAGGCTCGGCAAATGA